The Planococcus donghaensis genome contains a region encoding:
- a CDS encoding type II toxin-antitoxin system PemK/MazF family toxin, whose protein sequence is MIVKRGDVFFAELSPVVGSEQGGTRPVLVIQNDIGNRFSPTVIIAAITAQIQKAKLPTHVEINAKKYGFERDSVILLEQLRTIDKSRLTDKITQLDDTLMEKVDEALEISVGLVKF, encoded by the coding sequence TTGATTGTAAAACGCGGAGATGTTTTTTTTGCGGAATTATCGCCAGTCGTCGGGTCTGAGCAAGGTGGGACCCGCCCGGTTCTGGTGATTCAAAACGATATAGGGAATCGGTTTAGTCCCACCGTCATTATTGCTGCAATAACGGCGCAAATTCAAAAAGCTAAATTACCGACTCATGTAGAAATCAATGCTAAGAAATATGGTTTTGAGCGTGATTCTGTTATTTTACTGGAACAACTACGAACAATTGACAAGTCAAGATTGACCGACAAAATTACTCAGCTTGACGACACCTTGATGGAAAAAGTGGATGAAGCATTGGAAATCAGCGTGGGCCTAGTGAAATTTTAA
- a CDS encoding RsbT co-antagonist protein RsbRA: MNKQMAQYIQGNLTEIVSRWQEKMKNEKEELSFRIMPEELMNQTSYEFAELMISNLLESHQAYESRINDFAEKVVRLGWSITFVTKAIDYFAEIVYEDMRKEEIIYDGNLADYIEEFSKWIMPIRESTIQAYSKTWERTVSLQKIALQELSASLIPVFEKVSVMPLVGTIDTERAKLIMENLLEGVVKHRAEVVLLDITGVPVVDTMVAHHIIQAADAVRLVGAKCMLVGIRPEIAQTIVTLGINLNDFTTTSTLQRGVEQALAWTNRKIVEVED; this comes from the coding sequence ATGAATAAACAGATGGCTCAATATATACAGGGCAATTTAACCGAGATTGTATCACGGTGGCAAGAAAAAATGAAAAATGAAAAAGAGGAACTTTCTTTTCGGATTATGCCTGAAGAGCTAATGAATCAAACAAGCTACGAATTTGCGGAATTGATGATTTCTAATTTGCTAGAAAGTCACCAAGCGTATGAAAGTCGGATAAATGATTTTGCTGAAAAAGTTGTTCGCCTCGGATGGTCGATTACATTTGTGACGAAGGCGATCGATTACTTTGCTGAAATCGTTTATGAAGATATGAGAAAAGAAGAAATTATTTATGATGGAAATCTTGCTGATTATATAGAAGAATTTTCAAAATGGATTATGCCTATTCGAGAAAGCACAATTCAAGCTTACTCTAAAACATGGGAACGTACGGTAAGTTTGCAAAAGATTGCGCTACAGGAATTGTCAGCATCCTTGATTCCTGTATTTGAAAAAGTATCCGTTATGCCGTTAGTTGGGACAATTGATACTGAACGTGCAAAACTGATTATGGAAAATTTGCTTGAAGGTGTCGTTAAACATAGAGCAGAAGTTGTTTTACTTGATATAACTGGCGTTCCTGTAGTAGATACAATGGTGGCTCATCACATTATCCAGGCGGCAGATGCTGTACGGTTAGTAGGAGCAAAATGTATGCTTGTCGGAATTCGACCGGAAATTGCTCAAACCATTGTTACGCTTGGCATAAACTTGAATGATTTTACAACAACAAGCACACTGCAACGCGGTGTAGAACAGGCATTAGCTTGGACGAATCGAAAAATTGTGGAGGTTGAAGACTGA
- a CDS encoding STAS domain-containing protein, whose product MNFRIPILKLRDTLIVSIQWELDDQTALQFQEDLLTKLHETSARGVVIDLTSIDFIDSFIAKVLGDVISMSSLMGARVVITGIQPAVAITLIELGIRLEDVMTALDLENGLDKLQLELEA is encoded by the coding sequence ATGAATTTTAGAATTCCGATTTTAAAGTTAAGAGATACATTAATTGTTTCCATTCAGTGGGAACTTGACGATCAGACAGCTCTTCAATTCCAGGAAGATTTACTGACGAAGCTTCATGAAACAAGCGCGCGAGGTGTCGTAATTGATTTGACATCGATTGATTTTATCGATTCATTTATTGCAAAAGTTCTGGGAGACGTCATCAGCATGTCAAGCTTGATGGGGGCCAGAGTAGTTATTACCGGTATTCAGCCAGCAGTTGCTATCACTTTAATCGAGTTAGGAATTCGACTTGAAGATGTTATGACAGCGCTAGATTTAGAAAATGGTCTGGATAAACTTCAATTGGAATTGGAGGCTTAA